From a single Natronorubrum tibetense GA33 genomic region:
- a CDS encoding DUF7130 family rubredoxin-like protein, which yields MSPDNDQSPTVSELRNKEETEIPIGESLDPESRAHVMWRCGECGEMGQLEDELPAECPECGAQREELFYWEED from the coding sequence ATGAGTCCCGATAACGACCAGTCGCCGACCGTTAGCGAACTGCGCAACAAGGAGGAGACCGAAATTCCCATCGGCGAGTCACTGGACCCAGAGAGCCGAGCGCACGTTATGTGGCGCTGCGGTGAATGCGGCGAGATGGGTCAACTTGAGGACGAGTTACCGGCCGAATGCCCCGAATGCGGGGCCCAGAGAGAGGAACTATTCTACTGGGAAGAGGACTGA
- a CDS encoding cobalt-precorrin-7 (C(5))-methyltransferase, translating to MSGEYDLEAGPDPATFAAAAAEPDIDEETDSPVYAVGVGPGNQEFLTPRGRRAIEEADVVVGFTTVVEFVDDLTDADLLTCGYKDEAEALEKFGERVAAGESGTAVAMGDPNHSGYQFVGKVQDAVEREASARGTKPRAVRVIPGISSLQMAASRARTPMEDTEFVTLHKSGDLESDMERMARAVDDRHLLVLPRPYDRMPGDLAQFLLEEGAEPDLEALVLEKLTHDDEEIHRFTLAELSEHAGGCGKDETSFSDLVVLAVRQPV from the coding sequence ATGAGCGGCGAGTACGACCTCGAGGCGGGGCCGGATCCCGCGACGTTCGCCGCCGCAGCGGCGGAACCAGACATTGACGAAGAGACCGACAGCCCGGTCTACGCTGTCGGTGTCGGTCCCGGGAATCAAGAGTTCCTGACTCCTCGAGGGCGGCGGGCGATCGAAGAGGCCGACGTCGTCGTCGGCTTTACGACCGTCGTCGAGTTCGTCGACGACCTGACCGACGCCGATCTGCTGACCTGTGGCTATAAGGACGAAGCCGAGGCGCTCGAGAAATTCGGCGAGCGCGTCGCAGCCGGCGAGTCCGGGACGGCGGTCGCGATGGGCGATCCGAACCACTCGGGCTACCAGTTCGTCGGGAAAGTACAAGATGCGGTCGAGCGAGAGGCGAGCGCTCGAGGGACCAAGCCGCGAGCGGTCCGCGTGATCCCCGGCATCTCCTCGCTCCAGATGGCCGCGAGTCGCGCCCGGACGCCGATGGAGGATACCGAGTTCGTCACGCTCCACAAGAGCGGCGACCTCGAGAGCGATATGGAACGCATGGCTCGCGCAGTCGACGACAGACACCTGCTCGTGTTACCACGTCCGTACGATCGGATGCCCGGCGATCTCGCCCAGTTCCTGCTCGAGGAAGGTGCGGAGCCGGACCTCGAGGCACTAGTGCTCGAGAAGCTGACTCACGACGACGAAGAAATTCACCGGTTCACGCTGGCGGAGTTGTCCGAACACGCTGGCGGGTGTGGCAAAGACGAGACGTCGTTTTCGGATCTGGTCGTATTGGCGGTCAGACAGCCCGTCTAG
- a CDS encoding 3-oxoacyl-ACP reductase family protein yields MSESVQRLEPLEQRPLSDRTCLVTGSSRGIGRDIAFELARCGADVAVNYRSAEEKAREVTETIEANDETAVPVQADISEPAEVEAMAETVRDELGGIDVLVNNAGITVDRKFEDMTHEDWQTVIDVNLNGTFNCTKAFFDDIRQSDNGRLINISSVVGQQGNYGQANYATSKGGLFAFTRTLALELAAHNSTANCVAPGFTQTDMLEKVPERVQDKIREDIPLNRFAQTEDIVGMIRFLTSDYAEYMTGQVIGINGGMEW; encoded by the coding sequence ATGTCCGAATCAGTCCAGCGACTCGAGCCGCTAGAGCAGCGCCCGCTGTCCGACCGAACCTGCCTCGTCACGGGCTCCTCGCGCGGTATCGGCCGCGATATCGCGTTCGAACTCGCCCGCTGCGGTGCCGACGTGGCGGTGAACTATCGGTCAGCGGAAGAGAAAGCCCGCGAAGTGACGGAGACCATCGAAGCGAACGACGAGACGGCCGTTCCCGTACAGGCTGATATCTCCGAGCCGGCGGAGGTCGAAGCGATGGCCGAGACGGTCCGCGACGAACTGGGCGGGATCGATGTGCTCGTCAACAACGCCGGGATCACCGTCGACCGAAAGTTCGAAGACATGACCCACGAGGACTGGCAGACGGTCATCGACGTCAACCTAAACGGGACGTTCAACTGCACGAAAGCGTTCTTCGACGATATCAGACAGTCCGACAACGGCCGCCTCATCAATATCTCGAGCGTCGTCGGCCAACAGGGCAACTACGGGCAGGCGAACTACGCGACATCGAAGGGTGGCCTGTTCGCGTTCACCCGGACGCTGGCACTAGAACTCGCCGCGCACAACTCGACGGCGAACTGCGTCGCGCCCGGCTTTACGCAAACGGATATGCTCGAGAAGGTTCCTGAACGGGTTCAGGACAAGATTCGGGAGGATATCCCGCTGAATCGCTTCGCCCAGACAGAGGATATCGTCGGCATGATTCGGTTCCTCACCAGCGACTACGCGGAGTACATGACGGGGCAGGTGATCGGCATCAACGGCGGGATGGAGTGGTAG
- a CDS encoding ferritin family protein, with product MPIEYSNREKSYQLYRKGKQEGTWDPDDYDFAADKDDWEQFTDAEQNRFLASCAGFYDGEEDVTRTLAPYMMALDALDNEEMPFDTVQEEIYLAQQVYEEAKHTDLFSRYFEEVFGTQDTEPYREGGYQEQGYSTDNLYDTADELLAAINGGDQQELVYTLGEAYLNYMGIIEAQLARGGYLSFDQMIELKAEEMGRDVVLESFQTAIGKVRQDETRHIENGRWVMKQLAEAEPDIVQDVYEPRIEEYVENRLLTDTQMEMPFEGYDQKRIGKQTMQYLQDTIDYIGADRFDEYSDIRQTVQAQRAAE from the coding sequence ATGCCAATCGAGTACAGTAACCGTGAGAAGTCGTACCAATTGTATCGAAAGGGGAAGCAGGAGGGGACCTGGGACCCGGACGACTACGACTTTGCGGCCGACAAGGACGACTGGGAGCAGTTTACCGACGCAGAGCAGAATCGGTTTTTGGCGTCGTGTGCGGGATTTTACGACGGCGAGGAGGACGTGACGCGGACGCTCGCACCTTATATGATGGCCCTCGACGCACTCGACAACGAAGAGATGCCGTTCGACACCGTCCAGGAGGAGATCTACCTCGCCCAGCAGGTCTACGAGGAAGCCAAGCACACCGACCTGTTCAGTCGGTACTTCGAGGAAGTGTTCGGTACGCAAGATACCGAACCCTACCGCGAAGGCGGCTATCAGGAGCAGGGGTACAGTACGGACAATCTGTACGACACCGCCGACGAGTTGCTCGCCGCGATCAACGGCGGCGACCAGCAGGAACTGGTGTACACGCTCGGCGAGGCGTACCTAAACTACATGGGAATTATTGAGGCCCAACTCGCCCGCGGCGGCTACCTGAGTTTCGACCAGATGATCGAACTCAAGGCCGAAGAGATGGGGCGAGACGTTGTCCTCGAGTCGTTCCAGACGGCTATCGGGAAGGTCCGACAGGACGAAACCCGCCACATCGAGAACGGCCGTTGGGTGATGAAACAGCTCGCTGAGGCAGAACCCGACATCGTCCAGGACGTCTACGAGCCACGAATCGAGGAGTACGTCGAGAACCGACTGCTTACCGATACCCAGATGGAAATGCCGTTCGAGGGCTACGACCAGAAACGAATTGGGAAACAAACGATGCAGTACCTGCAGGACACCATCGACTACATCGGCGCCGACCGATTCGACGAGTACAGCGATATTCGGCAGACGGTACAGGCACAGCGCGCTGCAGAGTAA
- a CDS encoding glycosyltransferase, whose protein sequence is MPAATPTSVILPTTGWTEACSEIVEQLRPRDELLVVCDAKLEAVANRIENYPDNAKLVIAGEPERCSGKANAIAAGMDAAEHDRIVWTDDDFHHPPEWLETLRADYDRYGPTTELPLFVGCDPLAVLLEPVFVLNATLGVRFTAIPWAGSVVFERRDIDEAAFLDDLRRTVSDDGLLAEYADVTAVRRTRRVDIGGSIRESLENVARFVQIVRHCVPFGTATQAVAGALLTVGCLLFPLPALVLATLSMGAVYAAFGIRRWTFVLTYAVLLASIPLLIYGLSRRTFVWGGRRYRWRSKFDVMVESE, encoded by the coding sequence ATGCCGGCTGCCACGCCGACGAGCGTTATTCTCCCCACTACCGGCTGGACCGAGGCGTGCTCGGAGATCGTCGAACAGCTTCGGCCGAGAGACGAGTTGCTCGTAGTTTGCGACGCCAAACTCGAGGCAGTCGCCAACCGTATCGAGAACTATCCGGACAACGCTAAACTGGTGATCGCGGGCGAACCCGAACGCTGTTCCGGCAAGGCCAACGCGATCGCCGCCGGCATGGACGCCGCCGAACACGATCGAATCGTCTGGACCGATGACGACTTCCACCACCCGCCGGAGTGGCTCGAGACCCTCCGTGCCGACTACGACCGGTACGGCCCGACGACGGAGCTCCCACTTTTCGTCGGCTGCGATCCGCTGGCCGTCCTACTCGAACCGGTATTCGTGCTCAACGCCACGCTAGGGGTCCGTTTCACGGCGATTCCGTGGGCCGGCTCCGTCGTGTTCGAACGCCGCGACATCGACGAGGCAGCCTTTCTCGACGACCTCCGGCGGACGGTGAGCGACGACGGTCTCCTCGCGGAATACGCGGACGTCACTGCCGTCAGGCGGACGCGTCGCGTCGATATCGGCGGGTCGATCCGCGAATCGCTCGAGAACGTCGCCAGATTCGTACAGATCGTCCGCCACTGTGTACCGTTTGGTACCGCGACGCAGGCAGTTGCCGGCGCACTGCTCACCGTCGGGTGTCTCCTGTTTCCACTCCCCGCACTGGTGCTGGCAACGCTCTCGATGGGAGCCGTCTACGCCGCGTTCGGTATTCGCCGGTGGACATTCGTCCTGACGTACGCGGTGTTGCTGGCGTCCATTCCCCTCCTGATCTACGGCCTCAGCCGTCGAACGTTCGTCTGGGGCGGTCGACGCTATCGCTGGCGTAGCAAATTCGACGTGATGGTCGAGTCCGAGTGA
- a CDS encoding cobyrinic acid a,c-diamide synthase, with the protein MNGFVLGGVSSGVGKTVATLSIIQALEDAGYSVQPAKAGPDFIDPSHHEAIAGRPSRTLDLWLCGEDGLRRNYQRGEGDICVVEGVMGLYDGDGSSTAMVAEALDVPVVLVVDAKAGMESVAATALGFQQYAETIGRDIKVAGIVAQRAHGGRHEQGIRDALPDDLEFFGRIPPNPDLEIPDRHLGLEMGKEAALPREALREAAESLEAERLAAVASEPPAPDEPVRACEPVDTTIAVADDAAFCFRYPATLERFRERAELVTFSPVAGDPVPDCDGVYLPGGYPELHAAELESTDTLSELGRRASEGLPVLGECGGLMAMSQSLTTAEGDRHEMAGILPADVTMHDRYQALDHVELEATEGTLTANAGETIRGHEFHYSSADVDGDARFAFETVRGDGIDGDHDGLTEYESLGTYVHVHAESGAFDRFLEAFDG; encoded by the coding sequence ATGAACGGATTCGTCCTCGGTGGCGTCAGTTCCGGCGTCGGGAAGACGGTCGCGACGCTGTCGATTATCCAGGCGCTCGAGGACGCGGGCTACTCGGTCCAGCCCGCCAAGGCGGGGCCGGACTTCATCGACCCTAGTCACCACGAGGCGATCGCGGGCCGCCCCTCCCGCACCCTCGATCTGTGGCTCTGTGGCGAGGACGGCCTCCGACGCAACTACCAGCGCGGCGAGGGCGATATCTGTGTCGTCGAAGGTGTGATGGGGCTCTACGACGGCGACGGCTCGAGCACCGCGATGGTCGCCGAAGCGCTCGACGTGCCCGTCGTGCTCGTCGTCGACGCGAAAGCGGGCATGGAGAGCGTCGCGGCGACGGCGCTCGGCTTCCAGCAGTACGCGGAGACGATCGGTCGCGATATCAAGGTCGCCGGGATCGTCGCCCAGCGTGCCCACGGCGGTCGCCACGAGCAGGGCATCCGCGACGCGCTCCCGGATGACCTCGAGTTCTTCGGTCGAATCCCGCCGAATCCCGACCTCGAGATCCCGGATCGACACCTCGGTCTCGAGATGGGCAAGGAAGCTGCGCTGCCGAGGGAGGCGCTACGGGAGGCTGCGGAGTCACTCGAGGCCGAGCGTCTGGCAGCAGTGGCGAGCGAACCGCCCGCACCCGACGAACCCGTCCGGGCCTGCGAACCGGTCGATACGACGATTGCCGTCGCCGACGACGCCGCCTTCTGCTTTCGGTATCCCGCGACGCTCGAGCGATTCCGCGAGCGAGCCGAACTGGTCACGTTCTCGCCCGTCGCGGGCGATCCCGTTCCTGACTGCGACGGGGTCTATCTGCCCGGCGGCTACCCCGAACTCCACGCCGCGGAACTCGAGTCGACGGACACCCTCTCGGAACTCGGCCGGCGGGCCAGCGAGGGACTGCCGGTCCTCGGCGAGTGCGGCGGCCTGATGGCCATGAGCCAGTCGTTGACGACGGCCGAAGGCGACCGCCACGAGATGGCCGGCATCCTCCCGGCGGATGTCACGATGCACGACCGCTACCAGGCGCTGGATCACGTCGAACTCGAGGCGACCGAGGGAACGTTGACTGCAAACGCCGGCGAGACGATTCGGGGCCACGAGTTCCACTACTCGAGCGCCGACGTCGACGGCGACGCCCGCTTCGCGTTCGAGACGGTTCGCGGGGACGGCATCGACGGCGACCACGACGGGCTGACGGAGTACGAGTCACTGGGGACGTACGTCCACGTCCACGCCGAAAGCGGGGCGTTCGATCGGTTCCTCGAGGCGTTCGACGGGTAG
- a CDS encoding DUF1802 family protein produces MSEAKAAAIPALKERAGVVNALLEGTQTVLVRHPTLDSGTINEAFALYPAYTHQEPDRYQPQYEYYYHRASAKPDAGVPIRAVADVREEYTVSSDTLEALARHYVYTPDGLRDKYDPDDNLRVLLLRVHELESPQRIEERGSYRGCRAWIELEDEVAVDRESATPVLGDATFAERRAAVRDTLD; encoded by the coding sequence ATGAGCGAAGCCAAAGCGGCGGCGATTCCAGCACTGAAAGAGCGCGCTGGCGTGGTCAACGCCTTACTCGAGGGCACTCAAACGGTCCTCGTTCGCCATCCCACGCTCGATTCGGGAACGATAAACGAGGCGTTCGCTCTCTACCCGGCCTACACCCACCAGGAGCCGGACCGGTACCAGCCCCAGTACGAGTACTACTACCACCGGGCCAGTGCCAAGCCGGACGCTGGCGTGCCGATCCGAGCGGTGGCTGACGTCCGCGAGGAGTACACCGTCTCGAGCGACACCCTCGAGGCGCTCGCTCGCCACTACGTCTACACCCCTGACGGACTGCGCGACAAGTACGATCCGGATGACAACCTGCGGGTACTGTTGCTCCGTGTGCACGAACTCGAGTCGCCACAACGTATCGAGGAACGCGGCAGCTATCGCGGCTGTCGAGCCTGGATCGAACTCGAGGACGAGGTAGCCGTCGACCGCGAGTCAGCGACGCCCGTCCTCGGCGACGCGACGTTCGCCGAGCGGCGAGCGGCGGTTCGGGACACCCTCGACTGA